The following DNA comes from Peromyscus leucopus breed LL Stock chromosome 2, UCI_PerLeu_2.1, whole genome shotgun sequence.
ATGAAATCTATGGTTTGGCCAGGGGGAGAAAGGTGTTAGCCCAGATCGCAGGGACcctcaaaagaccaccacggagacagaatcccgcatgtaaaagcaaagagccttcaTTTCAAGttccagagcttggtccctctgtctgtccaacacagcggtgagagcagagagctctgagctcaggtggggcagtttttaatcatagcagaggttggggtgaggggatgtccagggtccaggacactgattggctgacagttgtctaggggtatctgtaaaacaaaaataggtgtgtgctagactcaagggcatctggccaccttatctaatggtcagaatgtttgggatgtcaggtacttcttcatccctgggtggtgtcagcttaaggcttttcctggatctgggtgttgcctgcctgccagtaagcctgtcacagaaggcTTACTGTGTCTAGGCCCGGAAGCCTGtcctggctgctgtgtggtcaagctgttttggggccccttcacaaaAATGACGAAATCTGTctgagccatgtttgccatgggCTTGCTAGAGCCCTTCCAGTATGTTTGTAACCTAGGGGTTGCTGGAGGACTCATTCCTCAATGGTGTAGCCATTAGTAAGTTGCCCTTGCTCAAGTGGGTGACCTCCCACACAGGCTCATGAATGCAATCCTAATTaaatgcgcgcgcgcgtgcgcgcacgcacgcgcgcgcgcacacacacacacacacacacacacacacacagataggaGGGTGACTTAGCAGGAAGAAGGGCTTTAGTGAGAGGGAAGGATAAAAGAGGATACCATATAAATGAAGTTTTGAAAGaataaatcaatttaaataaatttgtcTAACATTATGATCTCTAGTGTTTTCTGGATATAACGGAAGATTTTTAAGAACTCTTTTACCGGAGTACTTGCAATAGTCATGTGTACTGCTAAGTGCTAGGGAAACAGGAAAAGATACCAGAAGTTTGGTCCCAGCATTTAGGGAATTCTCCCTTGGAATAAGGGAAATGGACACACAAATGTTTAAAGATTCTACCTGGGAAATGTAGTGGGACAAGAGCTGAGTGGTTTGTGAGTGCGTCCTATCAAAAGAAATGCCCCTGGACTTGAACCTCAGTGCTGAGTTGGAGGCAAGGGTGGGcaagaaaggcagaggtagacCGATTATGAAACAGCCTGGAGGGGAGAGAATATACACAGAGCTGCATGTAAAGAGGCGGAAATAAATACTTCTGTGTCTTGAGTTTTGAGAGAAGTGTAGAGTGAGGTTACAGAAGTGAGTGGGGTGCTTTTACTTGTCTTTCGCTCTTAAGACAGTCTTTCCtgtagctttagctgtcctggaactgtatgtaaaccaggctggccttggaattcagagatctacctgcctgctCTTCTCCCTGAGTGTACGCACCACAACCAgccaggtgttttgttttgttttgtttgggtttttccagacagggtttctctgtgtgccctggctgtcctggaactctctttgtagaccaggctggcctcaaactcttacaGATCCACCCgctccgcctccccagtgctgggattaaaggcatgggccaccattgCCTAGCCAAGCCTTGTTTTCTTGTTGAAGCCTTTGTAAGCAGTCTTTTGAGAGTTGACCTTTTACTTGGAACATTAGATATCCTCTGGAATTTTTCTTACTAAGAAAAATTACTAAGATATCCTCTGTCATTTTCTTACTAAGCATTGATGTCATGGGGGCCAGGGAGGTgcatcagtgggtaaaggtgcttaccacaAATGTTGccaacctgagctcagtccctgggacccacatggtggaaagagagggcCAACTtttgaaggttgtcctctgacttccacacggaGGCTGTGGCATATGCATGCCcacataaaaaagtaaacaaatgtagtttttttgtttgtttgtttttttgagacacggtttctctgtgtagttttggagcctgtcctagaactcactctatagcccaggctggcctcgaactcacagatccgcctgcctctgcctctcaagtgctgggaataaaggcgtgcgccgccgccaccccaccccccagcttttatttatttatttattttttatttattttttccaagacagggtttctctgtgtagctttgcgcctttcctggaacttgctttgtagaccaggctggcctcgaactcacagagatccgcctgcctctaaatgtagttttaaaaagaaaaaaaataattctggctGAATTGTGGGAATAATGACAATTAATGCACCTGACCTCATTTTTTAGTTCCTTATACCAATATTCAGAGGTAGAAATTAGTGTCTTGATTTTATAGATGGTGACATTGGGACTTAAATGGCTTCCTTCAAAACCCCACATACTTCATGTGAAGTGGAGGTACAGATCCATGTCTTTGTGATGCCAAAGCTGCACCGTGTGGCACTTCAGGGATACACTTTCTGGTTACAATGCAGGACATTCTTATTCACTCTTACAGTATTGTTGGCATAGTGTGTGGTACTTCACATCATTATTTAATCTCCCTAGCAATTATTAACTAGATGGTATTATCTCCATTGAGAGGCATGAAAACAGGCGTGGGGAATGTGACAATATACCGAGAAAACAGTGAGCTAGGTGTTGAACGCCAGGCtcttagcttttttattttttttcttcctgattgtGGCTCTATTATAAACATGTCTCACTTCCTTCTGTGTCTATGATCTTTGTTCATTGTATGGATGTTTATAAGGCTCTTTCCTTTTAGGTTTTGGAGATCATATCCACTGGAGGACTTtagaagatgggaagaaagaagCAGCTGCAAGGTATAAAGCATGGTGTCATGCCATTTATAGTAACAAAACTTTCTATTACTTCATAGAATCATTAACTTAGCATTGTTTTCAGGTGAAGGGCCATGTCAAGGCCCCACAAGAACTGAAGTTTTGTTACTGATAACAAAAACTCAGCACTTACTGGGTACTGGGTGTTAAATGATCTGAATTACCTCGTTTAGTTTTCACATTTCTATGAAGTATTGCTACTTTCCTTTTTAGCAATGAGAAATTAAGGCACTCAACAGTTAATTTGCCCAAGATCCCAAGTTGGTATATAGCAGAGCTGAGTTTCGAACATCTCTTCAGGTTCTTTAACTAAAGAGCCTATGCTCTAAACCCAAAAGTTAAACTGTCTACTAGCCTAAGGCTACAAAACTGTCATATTTCAGGCTTATGTACAACAACCCAGAGCTTAAGGGCtgggggaagaggcagaggccaggaacTGCCCATTTTACATGGGTTGGTTTCTTTGGTCTTCACAACCTCTGAGATTGGTATGCCTATGAAATAACTTatgttttatagaaaagaaaCCGAAATACAGAAAAGTGAAGTTACCTTGCAGTATTTAAACTGCTATTAAGTAGCAGAGCCAGGACTCTCACGTCTCTACTGTACTGTGTTGGAGACTTACTCCACCCCAGCATGTGTGTCCTGTGTGATACCACACCGCTGGCACAgacatgctcacactcacacttCTGCGCCTACCCAACTACTGCTTGCCATTCCAGAACAGAGCCTACAGTCTCAGGACACTGGTGTCTCAAATGTTCTGCAGTAGAATTGCCAGGtttaataacagaaataaaagatgCCCAGCTAAACTTAAATTTTACATAAAGGAACATAGAATATGTCCATGCAGCTtaatgcaacttaaaaaaaaccttaaattcagATTTAATTGGAAAATCTACATTGTCTTTGACAACCCTATCCAAGAGGAAAATTCCCATTATTCTTTCAagttaaaaattaagtaatttgccgggtggtggtggtggtggtggtggtggtggtggtggtggtggtggtgcagcacacctttaatcccagcactagggaggcagaggcaggcggatctctgtgagttcgaggccagcctgggccacagtgtgagttccaggaaaggcgcaaagctacacagagaaaccctgtctcgaaaaacaaaaacaaattaaataatttgacccgagggtgtagctcagtggtagggtctGCATGAGGCCCTAGACCAGCACCCCTCTcccaaacaaatagaaacaaattaaaatatcagtCAGTTCTTCAATGAGTTTTCTGGGCAGCTCTCCACTTTTGTTCTTCACACTAATGCACGGCTACCCATAGCATTTTTTACTGTGTCAGGACACTTAATTCTCCCAGTTAAGACCCTTAATTTCCTTAGGGGAACAGTTTTATGTTCATATCATACCATGGAAAGATGTTGACGATTGAAGTAGTTGTTATGAGTGTTATGAGTAAACCTCTACTAAGAGCTACGAGGTGTAAGAGAAGTCCTGAATAGAGAAGCATCCTTTGTAAATTGCTTTCCGTATGCTAAATCTGGTGCTAGTAATTTTGTAGAATGCCCATTAAATCCTAATTAATAAATAGGCATTTTCTTTGACGGCAGGGCAATCATCCTCTTAGGCCTATAACATTTGGTGTCAATAACCGATGCCATTCTAAACTCCGCGTCTCCTCCCTGAGAATTTCGGTCCTTGAACTAGTCGGTTTAGCGTTCCCGTTTCCATAGAAACAAATGCTTGTAACCACGTGTGTGGGGGGGAAACAGGACGTCCGGGCTTCACTTCCGGCTCGTGCCGGAAGTTGACGCAGCGTCCGCACATGGGCGGCCCCAGAGAACATGCCGCTCGTGGTGTTCTGCGGGCTGCCGTCGACCGGCAAGAGCCAGCGTACGGAAGAGCTTCGCCGGGCGCTGGTCAGCGAGGGCCACACGGTGCACGTGGTGGACGATGCTTCGGTGCTGGGCAATCCGGACGCGGCGGTGTACGGCGACTCCGCCCGTGAGAAGACGCTGCGCGCCGCGCTGCGGGCCGCGGTGGAGCGGCGCCTGAGCCGGCAGGACGTGGTCATCCTGGACTCCATGAACTACATCAAGGGCTTCCGCTACGAGCTGTACTGCCTCGCGCGGGCCGCGCGCACGCCGCTCTGCGTAGTTTACTGCATACGCCCGTTCTGGCCGAGCCGCAGGCCTCAGGTGGCCGACGCCACGGGTGACCGCGGCCCGGCTGTCAGTGTGAGCTGGAGGTCGCGCGCCGAGGAGGGGGAGAGACCTCCGGTGGCCGGCGCTGCCGGGGGACAGCGCGCCGCCAGCCCGGTTGCAAATGGGGCAGGCCTGCCGGCTGTCCCCCGGGAACTGGATCCAGAGGAAGTCCCGCCCTCAAATCTTCCAGCCGGAGTCACTCCGGAGTCGGAGCCATCTGCAGAGCCTGCGTCCAGTGCCTTTCCTCCCGAACTTTTGGAGTCCTTAGCGCAGCGCTTTGAGTCTCCCGACTCTCGGAACCGCTGGGATCGACCTTTGTTCACCGTGGTGGGCTTAGAAGAGCCATTGCCGCTGGCTGAGATCCGGGCTGCTCTGTTTGAGAACCGggcccccccaccccatcagTCGACGCAGTCCCAGCCCCTAGCCTCTGGCGACTTTCTGTACCAGTTGGACCAGGTTACGAGCCAGGTCTTGACTGCTCTGATGGAAGCACAGAAGAGCGCTGTACCCGGAGACGTGTTAACACTCCCTGGCACCACTCAACACCTCCAGTTTACCCGGCCCTTGACCTTGGCGGAACTGAGTAGCCTCCGTCGCCAGTTTATTACCTACACAAAAATGCATCCCAACAAcgagaacctgcctcaactggCCAACATGTTTCTTCAGTATCTGAGCAAAAGTTTGGACTAATAGCGGTAGTGGGAGGCGGCGATGGCTCCTGTCTTTACTCCACTGTACTCTGTCTAGGAAGAATGGTCCGAAGGTCTACAGAGCGTACAGAGCGTACTGTAGTACTAGGATTGCTACGTTGAGTGACTCGTTTTCTTGACTGCCTCTGTGCGTGTCACATCTGAGTGTATAGCATGAGCTGAGGCATAGGAGCTCCAGAAATCTCAGGTGGGCAGAGTTTTTCTTTGGTTGGGCTCAAAGAAAAGGATGGAGGAGAATTGTTTTAAATCAGCTGAGTAGAAAACGAAGACGATACAGTTTTGTATGGCCCTTCTTTCATACAAGTTTTTTTTTGAGTACAGTACTTCTTGCTATCTATCCTGGAGCTTCGAACACAGGTGCATCTTTTGTTCTGGGAAACTGATATTTGTGTAAGACAACCATTAGATATTTCTtctaataaaatcttttaaagttGTCTGCTGGACTCTTAATTTAATGTTATCCCTGCAACCTAATACTTTTTATATACATGTGTTGTGGCATGTCTTTGGCTGATAGTATTTTTATATGAGAGGCTCAGTTGTTTGGCCTATACGTTGTGGTACCTCCCATAACGATTGTGCTTCATCGTCATCTTAATTTTGTTGGTAACAAACGGTAAGTACTGGATCGCCGTTATCTATATGATTTTTTTCAGACTTTTGCCTTGAGAAATTTTTGTGTGGAGTGCACACATGCTCAATAGGATGAAGGGTAGCCATCACAGAACCTGTGGAGGATTAACTAGCTGCTGGGAGAAGGTGCTTTTGGAAGACTGTAGAAAAGTTAGTATTTGAAATACCGCTGTAGAAAAAtggtatatttttatgtataataaCATTTATTATCTAGATGGCTCTTCTAAATGAAGGACACTATAATGAACATTGGTTTTGGAATCAGTCTTTTTGTTAGATTATAAATGGCAGAACTTAAACCTTATGTGGTCTGTTAATCTCTTGGGAGCCTTGATCTttctgggtggggctggggattgaacccagaaccttgtaCATGCTGGGCATGTGCTTtatctaccattgagctacatcacagattaattttctcctttctgtgagACCATTAATGGTATCCACCCTAGATGAGTGTgttggcatatgcttgtaattctagcactcaggaggctgaggcagaaggattgccatagGTTTTAGCCCAGTGTAGGTTACATAGAGACCCTGAATCAAAAGTACAAGGACAGATGAGATGGCAGGACGTGCAAGAGTGCTCGCCTCCAAGCCTAACAGTccaaattcaatccctgggacttacACTGTGATAGAAAACCTGTGATCTCCAGTGTAcatgctctcttccttccttgctaGGCCTCCCAGGAGCATGCATGGATGCAAATACACTCAAATATAATTATTacgccaggcagtagtggcagatgtgtttaatcccagcactcaaggagggagaggcaggcaaatctctgagttccaggacagccagagctacacagagaaaccttgtattgaaaaaccaataataagtAAGTATAATTATTTTTCACACTCAAGTAAATGTAATTATTCATTGAAGtgcaggtt
Coding sequences within:
- the Kti12 gene encoding protein KTI12 homolog, translating into MPLVVFCGLPSTGKSQRTEELRRALVSEGHTVHVVDDASVLGNPDAAVYGDSAREKTLRAALRAAVERRLSRQDVVILDSMNYIKGFRYELYCLARAARTPLCVVYCIRPFWPSRRPQVADATGDRGPAVSVSWRSRAEEGERPPVAGAAGGQRAASPVANGAGLPAVPRELDPEEVPPSNLPAGVTPESEPSAEPASSAFPPELLESLAQRFESPDSRNRWDRPLFTVVGLEEPLPLAEIRAALFENRAPPPHQSTQSQPLASGDFLYQLDQVTSQVLTALMEAQKSAVPGDVLTLPGTTQHLQFTRPLTLAELSSLRRQFITYTKMHPNNENLPQLANMFLQYLSKSLD